One region of Miscanthus floridulus cultivar M001 chromosome 19, ASM1932011v1, whole genome shotgun sequence genomic DNA includes:
- the LOC136526527 gene encoding uncharacterized protein, producing MGLMAEVERATAGVTQPPPQRNEGAPEYIEGRPVLVDTEAVPLPPPPPLPRTRDAVQKAEAPALAPLKALKVSASATARWVVDTQAALQHGATSARATEAAAKQTGDEAPTPHEAVALEAGDAEVPTIAEATEGEVGAPRTSEAEVADTGASRTIEAKESAQEVEIQTISSDDTSRGKEVADVKAASTAEQPVPTPAEGSSALVRVRPEHRGWDSPRVLWWSRDDPEGEPLAEVEDLRLRCADIKAEAATAREQAAPLAARIEELEEELTRAADERDIFRSRAEQEADSAKAIAEQLEAEKGAHLLTKGALEEAVKVSETSRVDALAWKEKAKGLEKEASKVAEASVEVQAVLEAEIREHNALGHVCERLRGALHTGVKRALAVVSSYYVGVDLEAISDGYVMTEDDEKAEEEVLKLVEAVEAPGMELAQLFEEEVIPPTPTVDAGDPV from the exons atgggcttgatggcggaggtggagcgggcgacgGCGGGGGTGACTCAACCGCCTCCGCAGAGGAATGAGGGAGCGCCGGAGTACATCGAGGGCCGGCCGGTACTGGTGGATACGGAGGCCGTCCCactaccgccgccaccgccactacCGAGGACGAGGGACGCGGTGCAGAAG GCAGAAGCGCCCGCCCTGGCgccacttaaggcgctcaaggtgagcgccAGCGCCACCGCCCGATGGGTGGTGGACACACAGGCCGCCTTGCAGCATGGCGCGACGTCGGCCAGGGCCACCGAGGCGGCCGCGAAGCAGACAGGGGATGAGGCGCCTACACCCCACGAGGCCGTGGCCCTTGAGGCAGGTGATGCTGAGGTGCCTAcaatcgctgaggccaccgagggcgaggtcggGGCCCCCAGGAcctccgaggccgaggtggcggacaCTGGGGCTTCCAGGACCATCGAGGCCAAG GAGAGCGCCCAGGAGGTGGAGATTCAGacaatctcctccgacgatacctcccgggggaaggaggtggcggacgtcaaggcggccagcaccgcggagcagccagtcccaaCTCCCGCCGAGGGGAGCTCGGCCCTTGTTCGGGTCCGTCCCGAGCACCGCGGGTGGGACAGCCCACGTGTTCTATggtggagccgggacgaccctgagggggagcctct cgcggaggtggaggacctccgccttcgctgtgctgacataaaggccgaggcggccacggctcggGAGCAGGCTGCTCCTTTGGCGGCACGGAtcgaggagctggaggaggagctaaccCGAGCGGCCGACGAGCGGGACATCTTTAGGTCCCGGGCTGAGCAGGAGGCAGACTCTGCTAAGGCCATCGCCGAACAGCTAGAGGCGGAGAAGGGCGCGCACCTACTAACGAAGGGCGCGCTGGAGGAGGCTGTAAAGGTGTCCGAGACCTCTCGGGTCGATGCCTTAGCCTGGAAggaaaaggccaagg GTTTGGAGAAGGAGGCCTCCAAGGtagccgaggcctccgtcgaggtgcaggcggtgctcgaggccgagatccgGGAGCACAATGCGCT CGGCCACGTCTGCGAGCGGCTCCggggggcgctgcatacgggcgtcaagcgcgccctagccgtcgtctcctcgtactacgtcggcgtcgacctcgaggccatcagcgacGGTTACGTCATGACCGAGGATGacgagaaggccgaggaggaggtcctgAAGCTGGTAGAGGCGGTTGAGGCCCCTGGCATGGAGCTGGCccagctgttcgaagaggaggtgattCCTCCTACGCCGACCGTCGACGCTGGCGACCCTGTATAA